A DNA window from Loxodonta africana isolate mLoxAfr1 chromosome 7, mLoxAfr1.hap2, whole genome shotgun sequence contains the following coding sequences:
- the MADD gene encoding MAP kinase-activating death domain protein isoform X13, producing the protein MVQKKKLCPRLLDYLVIVGARHPSSDSVAQTPELLRRYPLEDHAEFPLPPDVVFFCQPEGCLSVRQRRMSLRDDTSFVFTLTDKDTGVTRYGICVNFYRSFQKRMPKEKGEVGGGSRGKEGTRAMCVSEEAGTESSESGSSLQPPSADSTPDVNQSPRGKRRAKGGSRSRNSTLTSLCVLSHYPFFSTFRECLYTLKRLVDCCSERLLGKKLGIPRGIQRDTMWRIFTGSLLVEEKSSALLHDLREIEAWIYRLLRSPVPVSGQKRVDIEVLPQELQPALTFALPDPSRFNLVDFPLHLPLELLGVDACLQVLTCILLEHKVVLQSRDYNALSMSVMAFVAMIYPLEYMFPVIPLLPTCMASAEQLLLAPTPYIIGVPASFFLYKLDFKMPDDVWLVDLDSSRVIAPTNAEVLPILPEPESLELKKHLKQALASMSLNTQPILNLEKFHEGQEIPLLLGRPSNDLQSTPSTEFNPLIYGNDVDSVDVATRVAMVRFFNSPNVLQGFQMHTRTLRLFPRPVVAFQAGSFLASRPRQTPFAGKLSRTQAVEYFGEWILNPTNYAFQRIHNNMFDPALIGDKPKWYAHQLQPINYRVYDGNSQLAEALSVPPERDSDSDPTDDSGSDSMDYDDSSSSYSSLGDFVSEMMKCDINGDTPNVDPLTHAALGDASEVEIAELQNQKEAEEPGPDSETSQENVPQRSSSSTTASSSPSTLTRGAHSEPADSSEMDVKAALGVSKSLPTVPPSVGRSHVDRRQTEIGEGSVCRRTYDNPYFEPQYGFPPEEDDDEQGESYTPRFSQHVSGNRAQKLLRPNSLKLASDSDAESDSRASSPNSTVSNNSTEGFGGIMSFASSLYRNHSTSFSLSNLTLPTKGAREKTTPFPSLKGNRRALVDQKSSVIKHSPTVKREPPSPQGRSSNSSENQQFLKEVVHSVLDGQGVGWLNMKKVRRLLESEQLRVFVLSKLNRTVQSEEDARQDVIPDVEISRKVYKGMLDLLKCTVLSLEQSYAHAGLGGMASIFGLLEIAQTHYYSKEPDKRKRSPTESVNTPVGKDPGLAGRGDPKAMTQLRVPQLGPRALSAPGKGPKELDTRSLKEENFVASIGPEAVKPVFDLGETEEKKSQISADSGVSLTSGSQRTDPDSVIGVSPAVMIRSSSQDSEVSTVVSNSSGETLGADSDLSSNAGDGPGGEGSVHLASSRATLSDSEIETNSATSAIFGKAHSLKPSTKEKLVGSPIRSSEDVSQRVYLYEGLLGRDKGSMWDQLEDAAMETFSISKERSTLWDQMQFWEDAFLDAVMLEREGMGMDQGPQEMIDRYLSLGEHDRKRLEDDEDRLLATLLHNLISYMLLMKVNKNDIRKKVRRLMGKSHIGLVYSQQINEVLDQLASLNGRDLSIRSSGSRHMKKQTFVVHAGTDTNGDIFFMEVCDDCVVLRSNIGTVYERWWYEKLINMTYCPKTKVLCLWRRNGSETQLNKFYTKKCRELYYCVKDSMERAAARQQSIKPGPELGGEFPVQDMKTGEGGLLQVTLEGINLKFVHNQFLKLKKW; encoded by the exons ATGGTGCAAAAAAAGAAGCTCTGTCCTCGGTTACTTGACTATCTAGTGATCGTTGGGGCCAG GCATCCGAGCAGTGACAGCGTGGCCCAGACTCCTGAACTGCTACGGCGCTACCCTTTAGAGGATCATGCCGAGTTTCCGCTGCCCCCTGATGTGGTGTTCTTCTGCCAGCCAGAGGGCTGTCTGAGTGTGCGGCAGCGGCGCATGAGCCTGAGGGATGATACATCTTTTGTCTTCACCCTCACTGACAAGGACACTGGAGTCACACGTTATGGCATCTGTGTTAACTTCTACCGCTCCTTCCAAAAGCGAATGCCTAAGGAAAAGGGGGAAGTTGGGGGAGGGTCCCGTGGGAAGGAAGGAACCCGTGCCATGTGTGTCTCCGAAGAGGCTGGCACTGAGAGCTCCGAGAGTGGCTCATCCCTGCAGCCTCCCAGTGCCGACTCCACCCCTGATGTGAACCAGTCTCCTCGGGGCAAGCGCCGGGCCAAGGGGGGAAGCCGTTCCCGCAACAGCACCCTGACGTCCCTGTGTGTGCTCAGCCACTATCCCTTCTTTTCCACCTTCCGAGAGTGTCTGTATACCCTCAAACGTCTGGTGGACTGCTGTAGCGAGCGACTTCTGGGGAAGAAGCTGGGCATTCCTCGAGGCATACAAAG GGACACCATGTGGCGCATCTTCACTGGATCATTGCTGGTGGAGGAGAAGTCAAGTGCCCTTCTGCATGACCTTCGAGAGATCGAGGCCTGGATCTATCGATTGCTGCGCTCTCCAGTACCTGTCTCTGGGCAGAAGCGAGTAGACATTGAGGTCCTACCCCAGGAGCTCCAGCCAGCTCTGACCTTTGCTCTGCCAGACCCCTCTCGATTCAACCTAGTGGATTTCCCATTGCACCTTCCCTTGGAACTTCTGGGTGTGGACGCCTGTCTTCAGGTGCTAACCTGCATCCTGTTAGAGCACAAG GTGGTGCTACAGTCCCGAGACTACAACGCACTTTCTATGTCTGTGATGGCATTCGTGGCAATGATCTACCCCTTGGAGTATATGTTTCCTGTTATCCCACTGCTTCCCACCTGCATGGCATCGGCAGAGCAG CTGCTCTTGGCTCCAACCCCATACATCATTGGGGTCCCTGCCAGCTTCTTCCTCTACAAACTGGACTTCAAAATGCCTGATGATGTATGGCTAGTGGATCTGGACAGCAGTAGG GTGATTGCCCCCACCAATGCGGAAGTGCTACCCATCTTGCCAGAACCAGAATCATTAGAGCTGAAAAAACATTTAAAGCAG GCCTTAGCCAGCATGAGCCTCAACACCCAGCCCATCCTCAATCTGGAGAAATTTCATGAGGGCCAGGAGATCCCACTTCTCTTGGGAAGGCCCTCTAACGACCTGCAGTCCACGCCTTCCACTGAATTCAATCCACTCATCTATGGCAATGATGTGGATTCTGTGGATGTTGCAACTAG AGTGGCCATGGTACGTTTCTTCAACTCCCCTAACGTGCTACAGGGTTTTCAGATGCACACACGTACCCTGCGCCTCTTCCCTCGGCCTGTGGTAGCTTTTCAGGCTGGCTCCTTTCTAGCCTCACGTCCCCGGCAAACTCCATTTGCTGGGAAATTGTCCAGGACACAGGCTGTGGAGTACTTTGGAGAATGGATCCTTAACCCCACCAACTATGCCTTTCAGCGAATTCACAATA ATATGTTTGATCCAGCCCTAATTGGTGACAAGCCAAAATGGTATGCTCATCAGCTGCAGCCCATCAATTATCGAGTCTATGATGGCAATTCCCAGCTGGCCGAGGCCCTGAGTGTGCCACCGGAACGGGACTCTGACTCTGACCCCACTGATGACAG TGGCAGTGATAGTATGGACTATGATGACTCAAGCTCTTCTTACTCATCACTCGGCGACTTCGTTAGTGAGATGATGAAGTGTGACATCAATGGGGATACTCCTA ATGTAGACCCTCTGACGCACGCGGCACTGGGGGATGCCAGTGAGGTGGAGATCGCTGAGCTGCAGAACCAGAAGGAAGCTGAAGAACCTGGCCCAGACAGCGAGACCTCCCAGGAAAACGTGCCCCAGCGCTCTAGCTCCAGCACCACCGCCAGCAGTAGCCCCAGCACTCTCACCCGTGGAGCCCACTCT GAACCTGCTGACTCTTCGGAGATGGATGTTAAGGCAGCTCTAGGCGTCTCCAAGTCCCTCCCTACCGTGCCTCCCAGCGTTGGCAGATCGCACGTGGACAGGCGTCAGACAGAAATTGGAGAGGGGTCAGTGTGCCGACGAACCTATGATAATCCGTACTTCGAGCCCCAATATGGCTTTCCCCCTGAGGAAGATGATGATGAGCAGGGGGAAAGTTACACTCCCCGATTCAGCCAACATGTCAGTGGCAATCG GGCTCAAAAGCTGCTGCGGCCCAACAGCTTGAAACTGGCGAGTGACTCAGATGCAGAGTCAGACTCTCGAGCGAGCTCTCCCAATTCTACTGTCTCCAACAACAGCACCGAGGGCTTCGGGGGCATCATGTCTTTTGCCA GCAGCCTATATCGGAACCATAGCACAAGCTTCAGTCTTTCCAACCTCACACTGCCCACCAAAGGTGCCCGAGAGAAGACCACGCCCTTCCCTAGTCTGAAAG GAAACAGGAGGGCCTTAGTGGATCAGAAGTCATCTGTCATTAAACACAGCCCAACAGTGAAAAGAGAGCCTCCATCACCCCAGGGTCGATCCAGCAATTCTAG TGAGAACCAGCAGTTCTTGAAGGAGGTTGTGCACAGCGTGCTGGATGGCCAGGGAGTTGGCTGGCTCAACATGAAAAAGGTGCGACGGCTGCTGGAGAGCGAGCAGCTGCGAGTCTTTGTCCTGAGCAAGCTGAACCGCACCGTGCAGTCAGAGGAAGATGCCCGGCAGGATGTCATCCCAGATGTG GAGATCAGTCGAAAGGTGTACAAGGGAATGTTAGACCTGCTGAAGTGCACGGTGCTAAGTCTGGAGCAGTCCTATGCCCATGCAGGTCTGGGCGGCATGGCCAGCATCTTTGGGCTTCTGGAGATCGCCCAGACCCACTACTATAGTAAAG AACCAGACAAACGGAAGAGAAGTCCAACAGAAAGTGTAAATACACCAGTTGGCAAAGACCCTGGCCTGGCTGGGCGGGGAGACCCAAAGGCTATGACACAGCTGAgagttccccagctgggacctCGGGCACTAAGTGCTCCAGGAAAGGGTCCTAAGGAACTGGACACGAGAAGTTTAAAGGAAGAGAATTTTGTAGCGTCTATTG GGCCTGAAGCAGTCAAACCCGTCTTTGACCTTGGTGAGACAGAGGAGAAAAAGTCCCAGATCAGCGCAGACAGTGGTGTGAGCCTGACATCTGGTTCCCAG AGGACTGATCCAGACTCTGTCATTGGTGTGAGTCCAGCTGTTATGATCCGAAGCTCAAGCCAGGATTCTGAAGTTAGCACCGTG GTGAGTAATAGTTCTGGAGAGACCCTTGGAGCAGACAGTGACCTGAGCAGCAACGCAGGTGATGGACCAGGTGGTGAGGGCAGTGTCCACTTGGCAAGCTCTCGGGCCACTTTGTCTGATAGTGAAATTGAGACCAACTCTGCCACAAGCGCCATCTTC GGTAAAGCCCACAGCTTGAAGCCAAGCAcaaaggagaagctggtgggcaGCCCCATTCGCTCTTCTGAAGATGTAAGCCAGCGGGTCTATCTCTACGAGGGGCTCCTAG GAAGGGACAAAGGATCCATGTGGGACCAGTTAGAGGATGCTGCTATGGAGACCTTTTCTATAA GCAAAGAGCGTTCTACTTTATGGGACCAAATGCAGTTTTGGGAAGATGCGTTCTTAGATGCTGTGATGTTGGAGAGAGAAGGGATGGGTATGGACCAGGGTCCCCAGGAAATGATTGACAG GTACCTGTCCCTGGGAGAACATGACCGGAAGCGCCTGGAGGATGATGAAGATCGCTTGCTGGCCACGCTTTTGCACAACCTTATCTCTTACATGCTGCTGATGAAG GTAAATAAGAATGACATCCGGAAGAAGGTGAGGCGCCTTATGGGGAAGTCCCACATCGGGCTTGTATACAGCCAGCAAATCAATGAGGTGCTTGATCAGCTGGCAAGCCTG AATGGACGCGATCTCTCTATCCGGTCCAGTGGCAGCAggcacatgaagaagcagacatTTGTGGTACACGCAGGGACAGACACAAACGGAGATATCTTTTTCATGGAG
- the MADD gene encoding MAP kinase-activating death domain protein isoform X19 translates to MVQKKKLCPRLLDYLVIVGARHPSSDSVAQTPELLRRYPLEDHAEFPLPPDVVFFCQPEGCLSVRQRRMSLRDDTSFVFTLTDKDTGVTRYGICVNFYRSFQKRMPKEKGEVGGGSRGKEGTRAMCVSEEAGTESSESGSSLQPPSADSTPDVNQSPRGKRRAKGGSRSRNSTLTSLCVLSHYPFFSTFRECLYTLKRLVDCCSERLLGKKLGIPRGIQRDTMWRIFTGSLLVEEKSSALLHDLREIEAWIYRLLRSPVPVSGQKRVDIEVLPQELQPALTFALPDPSRFNLVDFPLHLPLELLGVDACLQVLTCILLEHKVVLQSRDYNALSMSVMAFVAMIYPLEYMFPVIPLLPTCMASAEQLLLAPTPYIIGVPASFFLYKLDFKMPDDVWLVDLDSSRVIAPTNAEVLPILPEPESLELKKHLKQALASMSLNTQPILNLEKFHEGQEIPLLLGRPSNDLQSTPSTEFNPLIYGNDVDSVDVATRVAMVRFFNSPNVLQGFQMHTRTLRLFPRPVVAFQAGSFLASRPRQTPFAGKLSRTQAVEYFGEWILNPTNYAFQRIHNNMFDPALIGDKPKWYAHQLQPINYRVYDGNSQLAEALSVPPERDSDSDPTDDSGSDSMDYDDSSSSYSSLGDFVSEMMKCDINGDTPNVDPLTHAALGDASEVEIAELQNQKEAEEPGPDSETSQENVPQRSSSSTTASSSPSTLTRGAHSEPADSSEMDVKAALGVSKSLPTVPPSVGRSHVDRRQTEIGEGAQKLLRPNSLKLASDSDAESDSRASSPNSTVSNNSTEGFGGIMSFASSLYRNHSTSFSLSNLTLPTKGAREKTTPFPSLKGNRRALVDQKSSVIKHSPTVKREPPSPQGRSSNSSENQQFLKEVVHSVLDGQGVGWLNMKKVRRLLESEQLRVFVLSKLNRTVQSEEDARQDVIPDVEISRKVYKGMLDLLKCTVLSLEQSYAHAGLGGMASIFGLLEIAQTHYYSKEPDKRKRSPTESVNTPVGKDPGLAGRGDPKAMTQLRVPQLGPRALSAPGKGPKELDTRSLKEENFVASIGPEAVKPVFDLGETEEKKSQISADSGVSLTSGSQRTDPDSVIGVSPAVMIRSSSQDSEVSTVVSNSSGETLGADSDLSSNAGDGPGGEGSVHLASSRATLSDSEIETNSATSAIFGKAHSLKPSTKEKLVGSPIRSSEDVSQRVYLYEGLLGRDKGSMWDQLEDAAMETFSISKERSTLWDQMQFWEDAFLDAVMLEREGMGMDQGPQEMIDRYLSLGEHDRKRLEDDEDRLLATLLHNLISYMLLMKVNKNDIRKKVRRLMGKSHIGLVYSQQINEVLDQLASLNGRDLSIRSSGSRHMKKQTFVVHAGTDTNGDIFFMEVCDDCVVLRSNIGTVYERWWYEKLINMTYCPKTKVLCLWRRNGSETQLNKFYTKKCRELYYCVKDSMERAAARQQSIKPGPELGGEFPVQDMKTGEGGLLQVTLEGINLKFVHNQFLKLKKW, encoded by the exons ATGGTGCAAAAAAAGAAGCTCTGTCCTCGGTTACTTGACTATCTAGTGATCGTTGGGGCCAG GCATCCGAGCAGTGACAGCGTGGCCCAGACTCCTGAACTGCTACGGCGCTACCCTTTAGAGGATCATGCCGAGTTTCCGCTGCCCCCTGATGTGGTGTTCTTCTGCCAGCCAGAGGGCTGTCTGAGTGTGCGGCAGCGGCGCATGAGCCTGAGGGATGATACATCTTTTGTCTTCACCCTCACTGACAAGGACACTGGAGTCACACGTTATGGCATCTGTGTTAACTTCTACCGCTCCTTCCAAAAGCGAATGCCTAAGGAAAAGGGGGAAGTTGGGGGAGGGTCCCGTGGGAAGGAAGGAACCCGTGCCATGTGTGTCTCCGAAGAGGCTGGCACTGAGAGCTCCGAGAGTGGCTCATCCCTGCAGCCTCCCAGTGCCGACTCCACCCCTGATGTGAACCAGTCTCCTCGGGGCAAGCGCCGGGCCAAGGGGGGAAGCCGTTCCCGCAACAGCACCCTGACGTCCCTGTGTGTGCTCAGCCACTATCCCTTCTTTTCCACCTTCCGAGAGTGTCTGTATACCCTCAAACGTCTGGTGGACTGCTGTAGCGAGCGACTTCTGGGGAAGAAGCTGGGCATTCCTCGAGGCATACAAAG GGACACCATGTGGCGCATCTTCACTGGATCATTGCTGGTGGAGGAGAAGTCAAGTGCCCTTCTGCATGACCTTCGAGAGATCGAGGCCTGGATCTATCGATTGCTGCGCTCTCCAGTACCTGTCTCTGGGCAGAAGCGAGTAGACATTGAGGTCCTACCCCAGGAGCTCCAGCCAGCTCTGACCTTTGCTCTGCCAGACCCCTCTCGATTCAACCTAGTGGATTTCCCATTGCACCTTCCCTTGGAACTTCTGGGTGTGGACGCCTGTCTTCAGGTGCTAACCTGCATCCTGTTAGAGCACAAG GTGGTGCTACAGTCCCGAGACTACAACGCACTTTCTATGTCTGTGATGGCATTCGTGGCAATGATCTACCCCTTGGAGTATATGTTTCCTGTTATCCCACTGCTTCCCACCTGCATGGCATCGGCAGAGCAG CTGCTCTTGGCTCCAACCCCATACATCATTGGGGTCCCTGCCAGCTTCTTCCTCTACAAACTGGACTTCAAAATGCCTGATGATGTATGGCTAGTGGATCTGGACAGCAGTAGG GTGATTGCCCCCACCAATGCGGAAGTGCTACCCATCTTGCCAGAACCAGAATCATTAGAGCTGAAAAAACATTTAAAGCAG GCCTTAGCCAGCATGAGCCTCAACACCCAGCCCATCCTCAATCTGGAGAAATTTCATGAGGGCCAGGAGATCCCACTTCTCTTGGGAAGGCCCTCTAACGACCTGCAGTCCACGCCTTCCACTGAATTCAATCCACTCATCTATGGCAATGATGTGGATTCTGTGGATGTTGCAACTAG AGTGGCCATGGTACGTTTCTTCAACTCCCCTAACGTGCTACAGGGTTTTCAGATGCACACACGTACCCTGCGCCTCTTCCCTCGGCCTGTGGTAGCTTTTCAGGCTGGCTCCTTTCTAGCCTCACGTCCCCGGCAAACTCCATTTGCTGGGAAATTGTCCAGGACACAGGCTGTGGAGTACTTTGGAGAATGGATCCTTAACCCCACCAACTATGCCTTTCAGCGAATTCACAATA ATATGTTTGATCCAGCCCTAATTGGTGACAAGCCAAAATGGTATGCTCATCAGCTGCAGCCCATCAATTATCGAGTCTATGATGGCAATTCCCAGCTGGCCGAGGCCCTGAGTGTGCCACCGGAACGGGACTCTGACTCTGACCCCACTGATGACAG TGGCAGTGATAGTATGGACTATGATGACTCAAGCTCTTCTTACTCATCACTCGGCGACTTCGTTAGTGAGATGATGAAGTGTGACATCAATGGGGATACTCCTA ATGTAGACCCTCTGACGCACGCGGCACTGGGGGATGCCAGTGAGGTGGAGATCGCTGAGCTGCAGAACCAGAAGGAAGCTGAAGAACCTGGCCCAGACAGCGAGACCTCCCAGGAAAACGTGCCCCAGCGCTCTAGCTCCAGCACCACCGCCAGCAGTAGCCCCAGCACTCTCACCCGTGGAGCCCACTCT GAACCTGCTGACTCTTCGGAGATGGATGTTAAGGCAGCTCTAGGCGTCTCCAAGTCCCTCCCTACCGTGCCTCCCAGCGTTGGCAGATCGCACGTGGACAGGCGTCAGACAGAAATTGGAGAGGG GGCTCAAAAGCTGCTGCGGCCCAACAGCTTGAAACTGGCGAGTGACTCAGATGCAGAGTCAGACTCTCGAGCGAGCTCTCCCAATTCTACTGTCTCCAACAACAGCACCGAGGGCTTCGGGGGCATCATGTCTTTTGCCA GCAGCCTATATCGGAACCATAGCACAAGCTTCAGTCTTTCCAACCTCACACTGCCCACCAAAGGTGCCCGAGAGAAGACCACGCCCTTCCCTAGTCTGAAAG GAAACAGGAGGGCCTTAGTGGATCAGAAGTCATCTGTCATTAAACACAGCCCAACAGTGAAAAGAGAGCCTCCATCACCCCAGGGTCGATCCAGCAATTCTAG TGAGAACCAGCAGTTCTTGAAGGAGGTTGTGCACAGCGTGCTGGATGGCCAGGGAGTTGGCTGGCTCAACATGAAAAAGGTGCGACGGCTGCTGGAGAGCGAGCAGCTGCGAGTCTTTGTCCTGAGCAAGCTGAACCGCACCGTGCAGTCAGAGGAAGATGCCCGGCAGGATGTCATCCCAGATGTG GAGATCAGTCGAAAGGTGTACAAGGGAATGTTAGACCTGCTGAAGTGCACGGTGCTAAGTCTGGAGCAGTCCTATGCCCATGCAGGTCTGGGCGGCATGGCCAGCATCTTTGGGCTTCTGGAGATCGCCCAGACCCACTACTATAGTAAAG AACCAGACAAACGGAAGAGAAGTCCAACAGAAAGTGTAAATACACCAGTTGGCAAAGACCCTGGCCTGGCTGGGCGGGGAGACCCAAAGGCTATGACACAGCTGAgagttccccagctgggacctCGGGCACTAAGTGCTCCAGGAAAGGGTCCTAAGGAACTGGACACGAGAAGTTTAAAGGAAGAGAATTTTGTAGCGTCTATTG GGCCTGAAGCAGTCAAACCCGTCTTTGACCTTGGTGAGACAGAGGAGAAAAAGTCCCAGATCAGCGCAGACAGTGGTGTGAGCCTGACATCTGGTTCCCAG AGGACTGATCCAGACTCTGTCATTGGTGTGAGTCCAGCTGTTATGATCCGAAGCTCAAGCCAGGATTCTGAAGTTAGCACCGTG GTGAGTAATAGTTCTGGAGAGACCCTTGGAGCAGACAGTGACCTGAGCAGCAACGCAGGTGATGGACCAGGTGGTGAGGGCAGTGTCCACTTGGCAAGCTCTCGGGCCACTTTGTCTGATAGTGAAATTGAGACCAACTCTGCCACAAGCGCCATCTTC GGTAAAGCCCACAGCTTGAAGCCAAGCAcaaaggagaagctggtgggcaGCCCCATTCGCTCTTCTGAAGATGTAAGCCAGCGGGTCTATCTCTACGAGGGGCTCCTAG GAAGGGACAAAGGATCCATGTGGGACCAGTTAGAGGATGCTGCTATGGAGACCTTTTCTATAA GCAAAGAGCGTTCTACTTTATGGGACCAAATGCAGTTTTGGGAAGATGCGTTCTTAGATGCTGTGATGTTGGAGAGAGAAGGGATGGGTATGGACCAGGGTCCCCAGGAAATGATTGACAG GTACCTGTCCCTGGGAGAACATGACCGGAAGCGCCTGGAGGATGATGAAGATCGCTTGCTGGCCACGCTTTTGCACAACCTTATCTCTTACATGCTGCTGATGAAG GTAAATAAGAATGACATCCGGAAGAAGGTGAGGCGCCTTATGGGGAAGTCCCACATCGGGCTTGTATACAGCCAGCAAATCAATGAGGTGCTTGATCAGCTGGCAAGCCTG AATGGACGCGATCTCTCTATCCGGTCCAGTGGCAGCAggcacatgaagaagcagacatTTGTGGTACACGCAGGGACAGACACAAACGGAGATATCTTTTTCATGGAG